DNA from Mucilaginibacter mallensis:
CACATGCTGGATCAGATTGCAAGACATGGTAACATCGACCTGGAAATTATTGCACAGGGTGATCTTCATATTGATGAGCACCATACCATTGAGGATACCGGCATTGCATTAGGTGAAGTTTTCGCCACAGCATTAGGTAACAAAAGAGGCATTGAGCGTTATGGTTTTTGCCTGCCGATGGATGATTGCTTAGCACAGGTTGCCATTGATTTCGGCGGCCGTAACTGGATAGTTTGGGATGCCGAGTTTAACAGGGAAAAAATAGGCGAAATGCCTACAGAGATGTTCTATCATTTCTTCAAATCGTTTTCGGATGCCGCGAAATGCAACCTGAACATAAAGGCTGAAGGACAGAACGAACATCATAAAATTGAGGCTATATTTAAAGCCTTTGCCAAAGCCATAAAAATGGCCGTAAGGCGCGATGTAAATAATATGGTTTTACCGAGTACTAAGGGAGTATTGTAAGCCCCCTAACCCCCTAAAGGGGAATTTTTAATTAATATGTCAGATTCTATAGTAGATAATGTAACCGCTAATCCTCAACCTGAGGACAAATCCTCCCCCTTTAGGGGGTCGGGGGGCATCGGCATCATTCGATACGGCGCCGGAAACATCTTCTCACTTACTGCTGCTTTGGAGCGGTTGGGGATTCCCTATGGTATGATCTTTAAGGAAGAGGATTTTGACCAGTACGATCGTTACATTATTCCGGGTGTTGGGCATGCAGGTGCAGCAATGAACAAGCTGGAACAAACCGGGCTCATCCCTAAAATAAAATCGCTTACCAAACCTGTTTTGGGCATTTGCGTAGGTATGCAATTGCTTACAGCCCACTCCGAGGAAGGTGATTCAAATCTGCTGAATATATTCCCCGTTAAAACCCTGCGTTTTAAAGACAGCGCTGATTACAAAGTGCCACATACCGGCTGGAACCAGACTTTCCCCGAAAAAGGAAACCCACTTTTTGAAAATATTCCCGGCGGATCACATTTTTACTTTGTACATTCATACTTTATTGAGTATGATGAAGCATATACTTTATCATCAACTGATTATAACAATAAATTTTCGGCATCAATTTGGCGGGATAATTTCTTCGGGGTACAATTTCACCCCGAAAAATCCGGCAAATACGGTGAAACACTTTTAACTAACTTTTCAAAAATATAAGACCATGTATATTATTCCTGCTATTGATATTTTAAATAAAAAAGTGGTGAGGCTGCGCGAGGGTGATTATCAGCAGGTAACTGAATATGACGTTACTTTAGAAGAAATGATAGAACGGTACCAGTCGCACGGTACAAATTTCATCCACATCATCGACCTTAACGGTGCTAAAAACGATTTTTCCAACCAGCAATACCTGTTTGATGTGATCAAAAAAACAGACATGCAGGTACAATACGGCGGCGGTATCCGCAGTATTGAAAAGGTAAAGGAATTGCTTGATGCAGGCGTGCAGCGTGTTATTGTAGGCACACAGGCCATCACTAACCCTGACTTTTTAAAGGACCTGAGCAAGGCCTTAGTCGGCAAAGACAAATATGGCGATCGTGTGGTTATCGCCATTGATGTTTTGGATGAGGTGATCAAATACTCCGGCTGGATGGAAAGCTCGCCCATTAAGCTGATGGATTACGTTGATAAATGCCTGGCTTTGGGCTTCTTCCGTTTCCTGTGTACCGATATTGGCAAAGATGGCAAACTGGGCGGCGCAGGCATCGACCTGTATGAAAAACTGCTTGATCATTCACCTTTCATTAAACTGATAGCTTCGGGCGGTGTAAGTTCCATGCATGATATTGAACAACTGAGTAATCTCAAAGTGGAATCATGCGTGGTTGGCAAAGCCATATACGAAGGCCATATCACTATTGATGAAATAAAGAACTGGAATTTAGAATCGCTGATGTCGATTTAATGCTGAGCCGTAGGCTCAAACTCAAAAAATCAACGCGTCATTGCGAGGAACGAAGCAATCCCAAACTATGCAGATCGGATTTGCAAATCGGGGATTGCTTCGTTCCTCGCAATGACGCTCTTATTAATAAATCATGCTTGCTAAGCGAATCATCCCCTGCCTCGACGTTAAAGACGGTCGCACTGTTAAAGGCGTAAACTTTGTTGACCTGCGTGATGCTGGCGATCCGGTTGAACTGGCCTGGAACTACTCCCGCCAGGGTGCCGATGAACTGGTATTCCTTGATATTACCGCCACGCATGAACGCCGCAAAACCATGGTTGAACTGGTTAAATCTGTTGCAAGACAGGTAAACATCCCCTTTACTATTGGCGGCGGTATTAATGAAATTGCTGACGCCGATGCACTGCTTAATGCTGGTGCCGATAAGATCTCCATCAACTCAGCAGCCGTGCGTAACCCGGCTTTAATTGATGAACTGGCTAAGGCATTCGGTGTACAGTTTGTGGTTATTGCGGTGGATACACGAGCATCAGGTGATAAAAATATAGTGCATTTAAATGGCGGCCGTATCCCTACTGAAAAGGAAACACTGGATTGGATACTGGAAGCGGAAAGTCGTGGCGCAGGTGAGATATTGCTAACCTCCATGGATCATGATGGCACAAAGGCGGGTTTTGATAACGGGCTTTTGAAGATCATTAATGATGCGGTGCACATCCCCGTTATTGCCTCTGGCGGAGCGGGCTCAGTGCAGCATTTTGTTGATGTGTTTGAAAAAACTAATGTTGATGCAGCTTTGGCAGCATCGGTATTTCACTACGGCGAGATCCTGATCCCTGACCTGAAAGAAATATTAAGACAAAACAATATAGAGGTAAGAACCCTTGCTGAATAATACCCATGGCTATTCAACTGGAAACAGATCGATTGATATTAAAGCAGTTTAGTGAAGAAGATGCAGCGTATCTGTTCGAACTAAACAATGATCCCGATGTTACCCGTTACGTTGGTGAAGGTGCATATAAAAGTATAGATGATGTTCGTAATTTCATCAAGAATTACAACCAATACGAGCAATACGCACAGGGCCGTTTAAATATGTTCAACAAACAAACCGGCGAATATATAGGTTGGTGCGGATTGAAATATTTAGCCGATAAAAATTATTCGGATCTTGGTTATCGCCTGCTTAAACGCCATTGGGGCAAAGGCTATGCTACCGAAGCTGCAATAGCCTGTTTGGATTATGGCTTTAAAGTGCTTAATCTTGATAAAATTATCGGCACAGCCATGAAGGAGAACACAGCATCAATAAATGTGTTTAAGAAACTCGGCTTAAAATATAGTCATGATAACGATTGCGGTGAACAACCCGGTGTCGTTTATGTAATTACAAAAGAGAATTGGGGAATGTAGTTTGTGAGGACACAGACTACATTCCTTCCCGATGTCTGTGTCCTCACAAACATCTCCGCGACTGATAAAAATATTGCTGTCTGTGAGGACACAGACAGCGGAATGAAAAGAAAATGGAAATAGATTTCAATAAAACAGACGGCCTAGTTCCGGTTATTATACAGGATGAGCATACGCTTGAAGTACTAATGCTTGGCTACATGAACCAGGCAGCCTATGATAAAACCGTAAAGGAAAACATAGTAACCTTTTTCTCCCGCTCAAAAAACAGGCTGTGGACCAAAGGCGAAACCAGCAATAATTTTCTGCATGTAAAAAGCATCGATATCGACTGCGATAAGGATACCATCCTGATAAAAGTTAAACCCGATGGCCCGACCTGCCATACCGGCGACCGTAGCTGCTTTAAAACTACTTATAACCAGAACTTTATATTAGAGTTAGAGCGGATCATTGCCGACCGTTATGAAAACCCGGTAGAAGGCTCGTATGTAAATAAACTGCGTAATAAAGGCTTAAACAAAATAGCTCAAAAAGTCGGCGAAGAAGGTGTTGAAACCGTAATAGCCGCCTTAGCTGAAACCGAGTTCGACCTGATCAATGAATCATCCGATCTGGTATTTCATCTACTGGTATTGCTGCGCGAAAAAGGCCTTACGCTTGAAACTATCGCCAAAAATTTAGAGCAACGACATAAGTAAGTTTTAAGTGGAAAGTTTAAAGTAGAAAGTTAAAAGCAAAAAAAGCACTTTCAACTTTGAGCTTTCAACTAAAGGGTAGTCTGAAGTAGAAAGTTATAAAGCCAAATACTTTCAACTTTGAACCTTCAACTTTCAACTCAAAAAAATGATCTCCGTAGAAAAAATAACAGAACTTACCGGGCACAGCAACCCTATTTTCACTGCCGAACTTTCACAAAAACCGGGTATATTATTTACCGGTGGTAATGATAAGGGTGTGGTGGAATGGAGCCTGAAGAACAATGCTTTTATAAAAGTAATGTTCCCGGTGCCTGCTTCTGTGTATGCTATACTTTGTCCGTCGGGATTCCCCTATCTGTTTGCCGGTTTACGTACAGGCGATATTGTAGTATTCGATTTTATCCAGCAAAAAGTTATCAAGCTATTAAAGCACCACGTTAAGCCTATATTTGATATTAAATTTGCAAGCAGTAAAAACGAACTGCTCGCAGCTTCAGAAGATGGTACTATTTCTATCTGGAACATCAATACCCTTGAATTAATACATACGGTTAAGATTTCTGACGATACTATACGCTGCATTAGTATCTCTCCCGATGAAAAACAGGTAGCTTTCGGCTGCCGCGATAATTTGGTGAGGGTTTATGACCTGGAAGATTATACCCCAATAAAAGCCCTGGCTGGCCATAGTATGGCAGTATTCTCCCTGCAATACGCGCCCAATGGTGAATACCTGGTTTCAGGCAGTCGGGATGCACAGGTAAAATTATGGGATGCCCGGTCATTTGAACTGCTCCAGAATATTCCGGCTCACCTGTTTGCTGTAAATAACATCGCCTTCCATCCCACACAGCCCTATTTTGCTACCGCCAGCATGGATAAAAGCATAAAGCTTTGGGGGGCCGACGATTTTAAATTATACAAGGTCATCAGCCGCGAAAAAGGTTTCGCCAGTCATTTCCT
Protein-coding regions in this window:
- the hisIE gene encoding bifunctional phosphoribosyl-AMP cyclohydrolase/phosphoribosyl-ATP diphosphatase HisIE; its protein translation is MEIDFNKTDGLVPVIIQDEHTLEVLMLGYMNQAAYDKTVKENIVTFFSRSKNRLWTKGETSNNFLHVKSIDIDCDKDTILIKVKPDGPTCHTGDRSCFKTTYNQNFILELERIIADRYENPVEGSYVNKLRNKGLNKIAQKVGEEGVETVIAALAETEFDLINESSDLVFHLLVLLREKGLTLETIAKNLEQRHK
- the hisH gene encoding imidazole glycerol phosphate synthase subunit HisH, which produces MSDSIVDNVTANPQPEDKSSPFRGSGGIGIIRYGAGNIFSLTAALERLGIPYGMIFKEEDFDQYDRYIIPGVGHAGAAMNKLEQTGLIPKIKSLTKPVLGICVGMQLLTAHSEEGDSNLLNIFPVKTLRFKDSADYKVPHTGWNQTFPEKGNPLFENIPGGSHFYFVHSYFIEYDEAYTLSSTDYNNKFSASIWRDNFFGVQFHPEKSGKYGETLLTNFSKI
- a CDS encoding GNAT family N-acetyltransferase, producing the protein MAIQLETDRLILKQFSEEDAAYLFELNNDPDVTRYVGEGAYKSIDDVRNFIKNYNQYEQYAQGRLNMFNKQTGEYIGWCGLKYLADKNYSDLGYRLLKRHWGKGYATEAAIACLDYGFKVLNLDKIIGTAMKENTASINVFKKLGLKYSHDNDCGEQPGVVYVITKENWGM
- a CDS encoding WD40 repeat domain-containing protein translates to MISVEKITELTGHSNPIFTAELSQKPGILFTGGNDKGVVEWSLKNNAFIKVMFPVPASVYAILCPSGFPYLFAGLRTGDIVVFDFIQQKVIKLLKHHVKPIFDIKFASSKNELLAASEDGTISIWNINTLELIHTVKISDDTIRCISISPDEKQVAFGCRDNLVRVYDLEDYTPIKALAGHSMAVFSLQYAPNGEYLVSGSRDAQVKLWDARSFELLQNIPAHLFAVNNIAFHPTQPYFATASMDKSIKLWGADDFKLYKVISREKGFASHFLSINKVVWNGDQLISVSDDKKIIIWDIKFH
- a CDS encoding 1-(5-phosphoribosyl)-5-[(5-phosphoribosylamino)methylideneamino]imidazole-4-carboxamide isomerase produces the protein MYIIPAIDILNKKVVRLREGDYQQVTEYDVTLEEMIERYQSHGTNFIHIIDLNGAKNDFSNQQYLFDVIKKTDMQVQYGGGIRSIEKVKELLDAGVQRVIVGTQAITNPDFLKDLSKALVGKDKYGDRVVIAIDVLDEVIKYSGWMESSPIKLMDYVDKCLALGFFRFLCTDIGKDGKLGGAGIDLYEKLLDHSPFIKLIASGGVSSMHDIEQLSNLKVESCVVGKAIYEGHITIDEIKNWNLESLMSI
- the hisF gene encoding imidazole glycerol phosphate synthase subunit HisF encodes the protein MLAKRIIPCLDVKDGRTVKGVNFVDLRDAGDPVELAWNYSRQGADELVFLDITATHERRKTMVELVKSVARQVNIPFTIGGGINEIADADALLNAGADKISINSAAVRNPALIDELAKAFGVQFVVIAVDTRASGDKNIVHLNGGRIPTEKETLDWILEAESRGAGEILLTSMDHDGTKAGFDNGLLKIINDAVHIPVIASGGAGSVQHFVDVFEKTNVDAALAASVFHYGEILIPDLKEILRQNNIEVRTLAE